In Hyperolius riggenbachi isolate aHypRig1 chromosome 10, aHypRig1.pri, whole genome shotgun sequence, a genomic segment contains:
- the LOC137535082 gene encoding zinc finger protein 271-like, with translation MKEEQSHLAKRILNLTMEMIYLLTGQEYEALKNSSSKILTLRSPPNGAPPIIMSPHYPLTSYSLKKILDITNKMMELLTGEVPVRCQDVTLYFSVEEWQYIEGHKDLYKDIIMDDHQTFSYVKMKDHTLHMTERLLDFTLKIINLLTGENCALIQKASAEQNTLKISQQLSAKLINCQNPRTMSSPFSPIPQNHKQEILLVTKEINQLLTGEVPMKFQDFAVYLSIVEWQYLEEHKDLYKDSMLESQQTFTSSAGGYNAKDTAVGRLMTHPGDTAEDNAVTQCSPGGNLDTGNTDDGGYSAHIGVAPSSGEKSYEKSQSVSSDIHSQYLSADTATDPINLEGSSCYAPDSTTHRDNQRFACPECSKCCKSGAALAAHQRMHSLKSQLSCSECGKCFSKKGNLLVHERIHTGEQPFCCSECGKCFRHKGNLLRHQRSHSGERPYSCSDCGKCFSEKGTLVIHERCHTGELPFSCVECGKCFRHKRQLLIHERSHTGEQPFSCTECEKWFNQKGHLLVHKRIHTGERPFSCLECGKCFSEKGTLLKHKRSHTGERPFSCSECGKCFSLRGTLLKHKRSHTGERPFSCLECGKCFSDSGSLLVHQRSHGERPFSCSECGKSFSEKRKLLIHSRSHTGERPFSCSQCGKCFSSKGNFLRHQRNHTGARPFSCSVCGKCFSQKGDLVLHERRHTGERHFPCSDCGKSFTLKGDLIIHERSHTGEQPFSCSECGKCFSQKGNLLRHHRSHTGERPFACSLCGKCFSQKGDLLIHERNHTDQRPFSCSECGKCFSKKRDLLIHDRSHTGERPFSCFECGKCFSQKGNLLRHQRVHAFFCSESEKCFSPGGHHVARERSHMPEWRYSC, from the exons ATGAAGGAGGAACAGAGTCACTTGGCTAAGAGGATCCTGAACCTCACCATGGAGATGATTTACCTGCTGACTGGACAG GAGTATGAAGCATTAAAAAACTCATCTAGTAAAATATTAACACTCAGAAGTCCTCCAAATGGAGCACCACCCATCATAATGTCTCCACATTACCCCCTGACTTCATATTCTCTGAAGAAGATCCTGGACATCACCAacaagatgatggagctgctgacaggagag gttccagtaaggtgtcaggatgtcacTTTGTATTTCTCCgtggaggagtggcagtatatagaaggacacaaggacctctatAAGGACATCATAATGGATGACCACCAGACCTTCAGTTATGTCAAGATGAAAGATCATACATTACATATGACGGAGAGATTATTGGATTTCACCCTGAAGATCATCaacctgctgactggagag AATTGTGCCCTGATACAGAAGGCATCTGCTGAGCAAAACACACTGAAAATAAGTCAACAATTGTCTGCAAAACTGATAAACTGTCAAAACCCCAGGACCATGTCCTCTCCATTCTCCCCGATACCTCAGAACCACAAACAAGAGATTCTACTAGTGACTAAAGAGATTAATCAgctactgacaggagag GTTCCTATGAAATTCCAGGATTTTGCTGTCTATTTGTCCATAGTGGAATGGCAGTATTTAGAAGaacacaaggacctctacaaggacagcATGTTGGAGAGTCAGCAAACCTTCACTTCATCAG CAGGGGGATACAATGCCAAGGACACCGCAGTGGGACGACTTATGACACATCCTGGTGACACTGCAGAAGATAATGCGGTCACACAATGTTCTCCAGGAGGCAACCTCGATACTGGAAACACAGATGACGGAGGTTACAGTGCACATATAGGagtggctccctctagtggtgagaAGTCTTATGAGAAATCACAATCTGTCTCCTCAGATATCCATTCACAATATCTCAGCGCTGATACAGCAACAGATCCGATTAATCTGGAAGGATCTTCTTGTTATGCACCTGATAGCACCACACATAGAGACAATCAGAGATTTGCATGTCCTGAATGCAGCAAATGCTGTAAATCTGGAGCAGCTCTTGCTGCACACCAGAGGATGCACTCACTAAAATCTCAActgtcatgttcagagtgtgggaaatgttttagtaaAAAAGGAAATCTTCTTGTGCATGAGAGAATTCATACAGGAGAGCAACCTTTttgttgttcagagtgtgggaaatgttttcgtcACAAAGGAAACCTTCTAAGGCACCAGAGAAGTCACtcaggagagcgtccttattcctgttcagactgtgggaaatgtttcagtgagAAAGGAACACTTGTtatacatgagagatgtcacacggGAGAGCTTCCTTTTTCTTGTgtagagtgtggaaaatgtttcagGCACAAACGGCAGCTTCTTATAcatgagagaagtcacacaggagagcagcCTTTCTCCTGTACAGAGTGTGAGAAATGGTTTAATCAAAAAGGACATCTTCTTGTACACAAGAGAATTCACACGGGGGAGCGTCCATTTTCCTGTttggagtgtgggaaatgtttcagtgagAAAGGAACTCTCCTCAAACATAAAAGAAGTCACACAGGCGAGCGTCCTttttcatgctcagagtgtgggaaatgctttagtTTGAGGGGAACACTCCTTAagcacaagagaagtcatacaggTGAGCGGCCTTTCTCTTGTTTAGAGTGCGGGAAATGTTTCAGTGACAGCGGATCCCTACTTGTGCACCAGAGAAGTCACGGTGAGCGGcctttttcctgttcagagtgtgggaaaagttttagtGAAAAACGAAAACTCCTTATacacagcagaagccacacaGGGGAGCGTCCCTTTTCTTGTTCCCAGTGTGGTAAGTGTTTCAGTTCCAAAGGAAACTTtcttagacaccagagaaatcaCACAGGAGCGCGTCCTTTTTCCTGTTCAGTGTGCGGGAAATGTTTTAGCCAAAAAGGAGACCTTGTCTTACATGAGAGACGTCACACTGGTGAGCGTCATTTCCCATGCTCGGATTGTGGGAAAAGCTTTACTCTAAAAGGAgatcttattatacatgagagaagtcacacaggagagcagccattttcttgttctgagtgtgggaaatgtttcagtcaaaAAGGAAACCTTCTTAGACATcacagaagtcacacaggagagcggcCTTTTGCCTGTTcactgtgtgggaaatgtttcagccaAAAAGGAGACCTTCTTATACATGAGAGAAACCACACAGATCAGCGTCCTttttcatgctcagagtgtgggaaatgtttcagtaaaAAGAGAGACCTACTTATACATGATAGAAGCCACACAGGTGAGCGTCCCTTTTCCTGTTTtgagtgtggtaaatgtttcaGTCAAAAAGGAAACCTTCTTCGACACCAGAGAGTTCATGCTTTTTTCTGTTCAGAGAGTGAGAAATGTTTCAGTCCTGGTGGGCACCATGTTGCCCGTGAGAGAAGTCACATGCCTGAGTGGCGATATTCCTGttga